The Vicia villosa cultivar HV-30 ecotype Madison, WI linkage group LG1, Vvil1.0, whole genome shotgun sequence genome includes a region encoding these proteins:
- the LOC131629954 gene encoding uncharacterized protein LOC131629954, with protein MNGAVRTAVKVSGDHKTPPSSLDLNAGSRLAPPPYDSSYVLATRSSRQVLSYWTCSKLCAIFFVGGVVFGYTLRGRVKRWASKILKKLS; from the exons ATGAACGGTGCTGTTAGAACCGCCGTTAAGGTTTCCGGCGACCACAAAACACCGCCGTCGAGCTTAGATCTCAACGCCGGTAGCCGATTAGCACCACCTCCTTACGATTCATCCTATGTCTTAGCCACCAGATCATCCAG aCAAGTTCTCTCTTACTGGACATGCTCTAAGCTTTGTGCAATTTTCTTTGTTGGTGGAGTTGTTTTTGGTTACACACTCAGAGGACGTGTTAAGCGTTGGGCTTCTAAGATTCTCAAGAAACTTAGCTGA